The following proteins are encoded in a genomic region of Ostrinia nubilalis chromosome 1, ilOstNubi1.1, whole genome shotgun sequence:
- the LOC135071438 gene encoding dynein beta chain, ciliary-like — translation MDLPPAPTQDPRYDFIGLFTLKALKLKPEKWLRVITTEEYKAVVDQFLNQPLPLLLVVVLTNANQLVPVVSFPCNLKNKSCYFVKSMPDVVPKEGCGEMLIYGDLAPKLIDELASLVDEIFVPLLSNPINHEGWPIVVSQDILKQIHNLKSTVNEVKGKVNGQTILPLPVGVELVHDAEKQVLRGEEVDLYLKSAIEGVVIKWAQQVNDVMNDDSALAFENGQNPLPSVELAYWRSRLNNLNYIYDQLCSERVRCMSVILEKTSSAYYPCYSRLYKNTISALEEAKEIDLYLHTLDKHFFKLEIADFTECQILFRPMFHVICMIWRDSKYYCSSSKLIVLLKQINNLLIYTAKKCLDPTTIFQSDITEAALRIRLSIEVIKDYRTTFDYFKDNLQKYFGERKVSPWVFDTNAVFERLDKFSERLTTILWFFETVLEFRKLDNIEIGGIKGKILSGELREISTEFESYYQGFASKTYDVLDPDDVRFIADFKGFQENIIDLDLKLATVLVEAFDNYPTLDDIFKLIEIAGTILDRPLIKSQFTAKFAEIIEMLDKEMTACETKYNEQLERLENFGIMEIDIYMPPVAGGLAFMSTLAARITKPVVSFRNLPHPLGYISEHMNPKHNLAPLLNAQLELLDPEMVLDPTLDVNDEKGLMAILKGIIEDILKMSTLIERIDVSKETSYEHEILNNSVIIEIKNEIINEVDIRPFLQALLNLTRKWGNMYKEHLVELVTSNLTDLGNFIRKADEGLIQPVVEGDYQALINVMGYLMNVKDRTEATDKMFQPVTETINLLKFYLVDIPEEVNVLLQELPLQWAATKKLAGTVKQTVAALQQAEVSGIKEKIKIFDALAIHYKEVFKRYNVCID, via the exons ATGGACCTGCCGCCTGCCCCTACCCAAGACCCCCGCTACGACTTCATAGGACTCTTCACGTTGAAAGCCCTTAAGTTGAAACCAGAAAAATGGCTTCGAGTTATAACTACAGAGGAGTACAAAGCCGTAGTGGACCAGTTCCTCAACCAGCCTCTGCCTTTGCTGTTGGTAGTAGTGTTGACGAATGCCAACCAGCTCGTCCCGGTGGTGTCCTTTCCGTGCAATTTGAAGAACAAGTCATGTTACTTTGTGAAGTCCATGCCAGATGTCGTCCCGAAGGAAGGGTGTGGTGAAATGCTTATTTATG GTGATCTGGCACCAAAACTAATAGACGAACTAGCGTCTTTGGTGGACGAAATATTCGTGCCTCTGCTGTCGAACCCCATCAACCACGAAGGGTGGCCCATCGTCGTGTCCCAAGATATCCTGAAGCAGATTCATAATTTAAAAAGCACTGTTAATGag GTAAAAGGCAAAGTTAACGGCCAGACCATACTCCCTCTACCAGTGGGGGTAGAACTAGTTCACGATGCGGAGAAGCAAGTGCTGAGAGGCGAGGAGGTGGATCTGTACCTAAAGAGTGCCATTGAAGGCGTCGTCATCAAGTGGGCTCAGCAGGTCAATGACGTCATGAATGATGACTCTGCTCTGGCTTTTGAGAATGGACAGAATCCACTGCCGAGTGTTG AGCTCGCCTACTGGAGGTCCAGGCTCAACAACCTGAACTACATTTACGACCAGCTGTGCAGCGAGCGCGTGCGCTGCATGTCCGTCATACTCGAGAAGACATCCTCTGCTTACTACCCTTGCTACAGCCGATTGTACAAAAACACCATCTCAG CTTTAGAAGAAGCAAAAGAAATCGACTTGTATCTTCATACTTTAGACAAACACTTCTTCAAATTAGAAATAGCCGATTTCACGGAATGTCAAATTTTGTTTCGACCAATGTTTCATGTAATTTGCATGATTTGGCGAGACTCCAAATACTACTGTAGTTCTTCAAAGTTGATTGTGCTGctgaagcaaataaataatctacttatttataCG GCAAAAAAATGTCTTGATCCAACAACCATCTTTCAAAGTGACATTACTGAAGCAGCGTTGCGCATACGCTTAAGCATTGAAGTTATAAAGGACTATCGGACCacttttgattattttaaagaCAACTTGCAAAAATACTTTGGAGAAAGAAAAGTATCACCGTGGGTCTTCGATACAAACGCCGTTTTTGAAAGACTGGATAAATTTTCAGAACGGCTCACTACTATTCTGTGGTTTTTTGAAACGGTCTTAGAATTCCGGAAACTAGATAACATAGAAATAGGTGGCATCAAAGGTAAAATACTCAGTGGGGAGTTGAGGGAGATTTCAACAGAATTCGAATCTTACTATCAAGGTTTCGCGTCAAAGACTTACGATGTTCTCGACCCTGATGACGTAAGGTTTATAGCAGATTTCAAAGGATTTCAAGAAAATATAATTGATTTAGATTTAAAATTGGCAACTGTTTTAGTTGAGGCTTTTGATAACTATCCTACACTGGATGATATATTCAAG CTGATCGAAATAGCTGGAACAATATTGGATCGTCCTTTGATAAAGAGTCAATTCACAGCAAAGTTCGCTGAGATAATAGAGATGCTGGACAAAGAAATGACAGCATGCGAA ACGAAGTACAACGAGCAACTTGAACGTCTTGAAAACTTCGGTATTATGGAGATTGATATTTACATGCCTCCCGTAGCAGGAGGATTGGCATTCATGTCGACGCTGGCTGCCAGGATCACCAAGCCTGTAGTCAGCTTTCGCAATTTGCCGCACCC TTTGGGCTATATTTCTGAGCATATGAACCCTAAACATAATCTGGCTCCATTGTTGAACGCTCAATTAGAACTTTTGGATCCTGAAATGGTTTTGGATCCAACTTTAGATGTAAATGATGAAAAAGGCTTAATGGCTATATTGAAAGGGATAATTGAAGACATACTAAAAATGTCCACCCTCATTGAAAGAATCGACGTTTCTAAAGAAACATCCTATGAACACGAAATTCTAAATAATAGCGTTATTATagaaattaaaaatgagatCATAAATGAG GTCGACATCAGGCCTTTCTTGCAAGCCCTCTTAAATTTGACTAGAAAATGGGGAAATATGTACAAAGAACATTTGGTAGAGCTTGTGACTTCAAACTTGACTGATTTGGGTAATTTCATTCGTAAAGCTGACGAAG GACTTATTCAGCCAGTAGTGGAAGGTGATTATCAAGCTCTCATCAATGTGATGGGGTATTTGATGAACGTCAAAGATCGGACTGAAGCTACTGATAAAATGTTTCAACCAGTCACAGAGACTATCAATCTTCTCAAGTTCTACTTGGTTGATATACCTGAGGAAGTTAACGTTTTACTTcag gaaCTACCTCTACAATGGGCAGCAACTAAGAAATTAGCAGGAACAGTGAAACAAACAGTTGCTGCTCTACAACAAGCTGAAGTTAGTGGCAtcaaagagaaaataaaaatatttgacgcACTAGCTATACATTACAAGGAAGTGTTTAAAAGATACAACGTATGTATTGACTGA